The bacterium genome segment GAATGGATAATTAAATAATTATTAAATAAAGATTATGTCACAAGAAAGACTAACAAAGATGAAATGCACGGTTTGCAAAAAAATCGGATATTTTACTTTTAAAAGCAAAGAAGCGGCGAAAGAAAAATTAGAATTGAACAAGTTCTGCAAATTTTGCCGAAAACATACTCCGCACAAAGAATCCAAGTAATTTCGTTTGGCGCTAAAAAGGTTTACGCAACCTTTTTAGGAGTGTAATTCAGTGGCAGAATGCCGGTCTCCAAAACCGGATACGGGGGTTCGATTCCCTCCACTCCTGCTAGAAAAAAAAGGGGGGGGGTGAGGGAGAGAACTGGGAAAGGGATCGGCAAACCAAGAAGATAATTTTTTATCAACTAAATAGCGCGGTCTAATTAAATATATGGCAGAGAAATTAAAAAATATTCCAAACCATATTGCTTTTATACCTGATGGCAACCGCCGATGGGCCGCGAATCATATGATGGAAGTTTGGAAAGGGCACGATAAAGGAACTTCAGTCGTTAAAGAGATGATCAAAGAAGCGGTCAGGATGAAAATTCCACATTTTTCTTTTTGGGGTTCTTCTCTGGACAATATTGCCAAGCGCTCAAAAGAAGAAGTTTCATATTTGTTTAAAATATTTAAAAATAATTTTACAGACCTGGCAAAAGACAAAGACATCCATCAGAACAAGATCAGGGTGAATGTTTTCGGCCGATGGCGTGAATTGTTTCCCGAAGATGTTAAGAAAGCGATTGAACACGCGATAGAGGTGACCAAAGAATACAATGAACATTTTTTTAATGTTTTTCTGGCATATAGCGGAATTGATGAAATGGAAGAGGCGGTCAGAAAAATATCGGAAGAAGCGATAAAAAATCCGAAAATAAAAATTACGGTTGAAACGATTAAAAACTATCTTTTTACCAGGCAATTGCCGAAGGTTGATTATTTGATACGAACCGGAGGAGATCCTCATTTGTCGGGGGGGTTTATGATGTGGGAAACTGCGGACACTCAGTTGTATTTTTTGGATAAATATTGGCCGGATTTTACGGTGGAAGATTTTCGCACGGCGATTGAGGAATATGGCAGGCGGCAAAGAAAATTTGGCGCATAAATATTTTAACGACCATATGAAC includes the following:
- the rpmG gene encoding 50S ribosomal protein L33; translated protein: MSQERLTKMKCTVCKKIGYFTFKSKEAAKEKLELNKFCKFCRKHTPHKESK
- the uppS gene encoding polyprenyl diphosphate synthase, whose translation is MAEKLKNIPNHIAFIPDGNRRWAANHMMEVWKGHDKGTSVVKEMIKEAVRMKIPHFSFWGSSLDNIAKRSKEEVSYLFKIFKNNFTDLAKDKDIHQNKIRVNVFGRWRELFPEDVKKAIEHAIEVTKEYNEHFFNVFLAYSGIDEMEEAVRKISEEAIKNPKIKITVETIKNYLFTRQLPKVDYLIRTGGDPHLSGGFMMWETADTQLYFLDKYWPDFTVEDFRTAIEEYGRRQRKFGA